From the Anolis sagrei isolate rAnoSag1 chromosome 12, rAnoSag1.mat, whole genome shotgun sequence genome, one window contains:
- the RIN1 gene encoding ras and Rab interactor 1 isoform X2: protein MLALPFWMPAQACLGSSGVSITWMAKQKRRRKNRKRRKAKQAGRAQRMTRNPIYDDPEPYADPRRGVPPSPRKISLVGRLRLTQPVWLQMGLNSAAALHILQREPPGTFLVRRSNVRRCQVLSLRLPDNSSPAFVTTYRLHQERAVVFLEGSDLTFPSLLHLIAAYCSTPDILPVPLRLPRPIREASSCQQLEAIAHLGLEFWSSSLNTKESNQLALMDTTSLDPTRDSIEPAYGKPLRPQRHGESVARRQQFKSNLKVQVSTEAASPLSPPAVPPPPVPIAARHPPQFPNRPPTSNKVSPPSQGLAKLETYRVPRRKEKETGETPGPDGCLLAPSGQLRRLTEEDQSHFPWDFPTQESAKLGRGVRYRILES from the exons ATGCTAGCCCTGCCCTTCTGGATGCCAGCCCAGGCGTGTTTGGGCAGCTCAGGCGTGTCAATCACATGGATGGcaaagcagaagaggaggaggaagaacagaaagaggaggaaagccaAGCAAGCAGGCAGAGCGCAGAG GATGACCCGCAACCCCATCTACGACGACCCCGAGCCCTATGCCGACCCCCGTCGCGGGGTGCCGCCGTCCCCCCGGAAGATCAGCCTTGTGGGGCGACTGCGGCTCACGCAACCCGTTTGGCTCCAGATGGGCCTCAACTCGGCCGCCGCGCTCCATATTCTACAACGGGAGCCTCCCGGG ACGTTTCTGGTGCGGAGATCCAATGTGCGCCGATGCCAAGTGCTCAGTTTGCGTCTCCCTGACAACTCCTCGCCGGCTTTTGTCACGACTTACCGCTTACACCAGGAGCGGGCAG TCGTCTTTTTGGAAGGCTCGGACCTGACTTTCCCCAGCCTCTTGCACCTCATCGCTGCCTATTGCTCCACCCC GGACATCCTCCCAGTTCCTTTACGCCTCCCACGGCCCATCCGGGAAGCGTCCTCTTGCCAGCAACTGGAGGCTATTGCGCATTTAGGACTTG aATTCTGGAGTTCTTCTCTCAACACCAAGGAGTCCAACCAACTGGCTCTGATGGACACAACCTCGCTCGACCCCACAAGAGACTCCATAGAGCCGGCTTATGGGAAGCCCCTCCGACCCCAAAGGCACGGAGAATCAGTCGCCCGTCGTCAACAATTCAAAAGCAACCTCAAGGTGCAAGTGTCCACCGAAGCTGCGAGTCCGTTGTCCCCGCCGGCCGTCCCTCCACCCCCCGTCCCCATCGCGGCGAGGCACCCGCCTCAGTTTCCCAACCGACCACCGACGAGTAATAAGGTTTCACCGCCATCACAAGGACTTGCCAAACTGGAAACCTATCGCGTCCCtcgaagaaaggaaaaggaaacggGTGAAACACCGGGACCGGATGGATGCCTTCTGGCTCCTTCGGGACAACTGCGCCGTCTGACGGAAGAGGACCAGAGTCACTTTCCTTGGGATTTTCCGACCCAAGAAAGTGCCAAACTGGGACGTGGAGTGAGATATaggatcctagaatcctag
- the RIN1 gene encoding ras and Rab interactor 1 isoform X1 → MLQEPGKGLLSSLATAGPSKQIPSHWVAVRAYAFVTQWLDITTASGSTLRHPWSCSSAEQALVRLQLPGSRGNSNGVQNKDKKERMTRNPIYDDPEPYADPRRGVPPSPRKISLVGRLRLTQPVWLQMGLNSAAALHILQREPPGTFLVRRSNVRRCQVLSLRLPDNSSPAFVTTYRLHQERAVVFLEGSDLTFPSLLHLIAAYCSTPDILPVPLRLPRPIREASSCQQLEAIAHLGLEFWSSSLNTKESNQLALMDTTSLDPTRDSIEPAYGKPLRPQRHGESVARRQQFKSNLKVQVSTEAASPLSPPAVPPPPVPIAARHPPQFPNRPPTSNKVSPPSQGLAKLETYRVPRRKEKETGETPGPDGCLLAPSGQLRRLTEEDQSHFPWDFPTQESAKLGRGVRYRILES, encoded by the exons ATGTTGCAGGAACCTGGCAAAGGGCTCCTTTCATCCCTCGCCACAGCAGGCCCTTCCAAGCAGATCCCCagccattgggttgctgtgcgcGCCTATGCATTTGTCACCCAGTGGCTTGATATAACCACGGCTTCAGGCTCCACGTTAAGGCAtccttggagttgcagttcagcagAGCAGGCCCTTgtcagactacaacttccaggatcccgtGGCAATTCGAATGGTGTCCAAAACAAGGATAAGAAAGAAAG GATGACCCGCAACCCCATCTACGACGACCCCGAGCCCTATGCCGACCCCCGTCGCGGGGTGCCGCCGTCCCCCCGGAAGATCAGCCTTGTGGGGCGACTGCGGCTCACGCAACCCGTTTGGCTCCAGATGGGCCTCAACTCGGCCGCCGCGCTCCATATTCTACAACGGGAGCCTCCCGGG ACGTTTCTGGTGCGGAGATCCAATGTGCGCCGATGCCAAGTGCTCAGTTTGCGTCTCCCTGACAACTCCTCGCCGGCTTTTGTCACGACTTACCGCTTACACCAGGAGCGGGCAG TCGTCTTTTTGGAAGGCTCGGACCTGACTTTCCCCAGCCTCTTGCACCTCATCGCTGCCTATTGCTCCACCCC GGACATCCTCCCAGTTCCTTTACGCCTCCCACGGCCCATCCGGGAAGCGTCCTCTTGCCAGCAACTGGAGGCTATTGCGCATTTAGGACTTG aATTCTGGAGTTCTTCTCTCAACACCAAGGAGTCCAACCAACTGGCTCTGATGGACACAACCTCGCTCGACCCCACAAGAGACTCCATAGAGCCGGCTTATGGGAAGCCCCTCCGACCCCAAAGGCACGGAGAATCAGTCGCCCGTCGTCAACAATTCAAAAGCAACCTCAAGGTGCAAGTGTCCACCGAAGCTGCGAGTCCGTTGTCCCCGCCGGCCGTCCCTCCACCCCCCGTCCCCATCGCGGCGAGGCACCCGCCTCAGTTTCCCAACCGACCACCGACGAGTAATAAGGTTTCACCGCCATCACAAGGACTTGCCAAACTGGAAACCTATCGCGTCCCtcgaagaaaggaaaaggaaacggGTGAAACACCGGGACCGGATGGATGCCTTCTGGCTCCTTCGGGACAACTGCGCCGTCTGACGGAAGAGGACCAGAGTCACTTTCCTTGGGATTTTCCGACCCAAGAAAGTGCCAAACTGGGACGTGGAGTGAGATATaggatcctagaatcctag